A single genomic interval of Camelina sativa cultivar DH55 chromosome 11, Cs, whole genome shotgun sequence harbors:
- the LOC104725708 gene encoding uncharacterized protein LOC104725708 — protein sequence MSLFCNLIETLYPKPFLSHKSHFFTFSDSKFRNPKLVTFPLHRLRPIKSCLKSASSSEIDLVRNKEGVFAPKEKKVVVLWDLDNKPPRGPPYEAARALRKVAEKLGRVVEISAYANRHAFIHLPHWVVEERRERRSLDFMERKGEVTPIEPYICGVCGRKCKTNLDLKKHFKQLHERERQKKVNRMRSLKGKKRQKFKERYVSGNEKYNEAARRLLTPKVGYGLEAELRRAGVYVKTVEDKPQAADWAVKRQIQHSMTRGIDWLVLVSDDKDFSDMLRKAREADLGTLVVSDRDRALGRHADLWVPWIGVEKGEIGEKDLIPGKRPLFEEDEVGFSSGDELFSLSYDEDERAEMTVESDGFGRFNVSAFAEDEWVEYEGGFALSDSDDDSDDELGF from the coding sequence ATGAGTTTGTTCTGTAATCTAATTGAGACCCTTTATCCAAAACCATTCCTTTCCCACAAATCTCacttcttcaccttctccgaTTCCAAATTCCGAAACCCTAAACTCGTCACCTTCCCACTTCACCGTCTACGTCCGATCAAATCATGTCTCAAATCAGCATCTTCATCAGAAATCGACTTAGTAAGAAACAAAGAAGGTGTCTTTGCTCCAAAGGAGAAGAAAGTAGTAGTCTTGTGGGACTTAGACAACAAACCACCACGAGGACCACCATACGAAGCAGCTAGAGCTCTCCGTAAAGTCGCAGAGAAGCTCGGCCGAGTCGTTGAGATCTCCGCTTACGCAAATCGTCATGCTTTTATCCATTTACCTCACTGGGTCGTCGAAGAGAGACGTGAAAGGAGGAGTCTTGATTTCATGGAGAGGAAAGGAGAAGTGACCCCGATCGAGCCTTACATATGTGGAGTTTGTGGTCGGAAGTGTAAAACGAATCTTGACTTGAAGAAACATTTCAAGCAGCttcatgagagagagagacagaagaaAGTGAATAGGATGAGGTCTTTGAAAGGTAAGAAGCGTCAGAAGTTTAAAGAACGTTATGTTTCAGGGAATGAGAAGTATAATGAAGCAGCGAGGAGGTTGTTGACTCCTAAAGTTGGATATGGGTTAGAGGCTGAGCTACGGCGAGCTGGAGTTTATGTGAAGACTGTGGAGGATAAGCCACAAGCGGCTGATTGGGCTGTGAAGAGACAGATACAGCATTCTATGACTAGAGGGATTGATTggttggttttggtttctgaTGATAAGGATTTTTCAGATATGTTGAGGAAAGCTAGGGAGGCTGATCTTGGGACTTTGGTTGTTAGTGATAGGGATAGAGCTTTGGGAAGGCATGCTGATTTGTGGGTGCCTTGGATTGGTGTGGAGAAGGGAGAGATAGGGGAGAAGGATTTGATTCCAGGGAAGAGACCACTGTTTGAGGAGGATGAGGTGGGGTTTAGTAGTGGAGATGAGTTGTTTTCATTGTCGTATGATGAGGATGAGAGGGCGGAGATGACAGTGGAGAGTGATGGGTTTGGGAGGTTTAATGTGTCTGCGTTTGCGGAAGATGAATGGGTGGAGTATGAAGGAGGCTTTGCGTTGagtgatagtgatgatgatagtgaCGATGAGCTTGGTTTCTGA
- the LOC104725710 gene encoding ethylene-responsive transcription factor ERF025-like: MSNTKSPTTGNQETTTSSREVSIALPSKPSDHSPQSSPSSSSSPRPSTLASAGGSPARRTGTGLSGKHSFFRGIRLRNGKWVSEIREPRKTTRIWLGTYPVPEMAAAAYDVAALALKGSDAVLNFPGLALTYVPPVSNSAADIRAAASKAAEMKQPDPGEAEKVLDPTGQPGKEEEVVVEGEEGFEFMDEEEMLNMPTLLTEMAEGMLMSPPRMMITPTVDDDSPENHHGDNLWSYK, translated from the coding sequence ATGTCGAATACAAAATCTCCGACCACCGGGAATCAAGAAACTACGACGTCGTCTCGTGAAGTCTCAATCGCATTGCCTTCAAAACCTTCTGATCACTCTCCTCAATCCTctccaagttcttcttcttcaccgagACCGTCTACTCTCGCCTCCGCCGGTGGATCTCCGGCGAGGAGAACGGGGACTGGATTATCCGGGAAGCACTCTTTCTTCAGGGGAATAAGGCTACGAAACGGGAAATGGGTATCGGAGATCAGAGAGCCACGTAAAACGACAAGGATATGGCTCGGGACTTATCCGGTACCGGAGATGGCTGCAGCGGCTTACGACGTGGCGGCTTTAGCTTTAAAAGGCTCCGACGCCGTTTTGAATTTTCCTGGTTTGGCTTTGACTTACGTGCCTCCGGTTTCGAACTCTGCTGCGGATATAAGAGCGGCTGCTAGCAAAGCAGCGGAGATGAAGCAGCCGGATCCGGGTGAAGCTGAGAAGGTATTGGATCCGACGGGTCAACCCgggaaagaggaagaagtagtagtagaaggagaagaagggtttGAGTTTATGGATGAGGAAGAGATGTTGAATATGCCGACTTTGTTGACGGAGATGGCTGAAGGTATGTTGATGAGTCCACCGAGAATGATGATAACTCCGACGGTGGATGATGATTCGCCGGAGAATCATCATGGAGATAATCTTTGGAGTTACAAATAA
- the LOC109127422 gene encoding ethylene-responsive transcription factor ERF025-like, whose translation MSNTKSPTTGNQETTTSSREVSIALPSKPSDHSPQSSPSSSSSPRPSTLASAGGSPARRTGTGLSGKHSFFRGIRLRNGKWVSEIREPRKTTRIWLGTYPVPEMAAAAYDVAALALKGSDAVLNFPGLALTYVPPVSNSAADIRAAASKAAEMKQPDPGEAEKVLDPTGQPGKEEEVVVEVEEGFEFMDEEEMLNMPTLLTEMAEGMLMSPPRMXEALPNRLLSNQLV comes from the exons ATGTCGAATACAAAATCTCCGACCACCGGGAATCAAGAAACTACGACGTCGTCTCGTGAAGTCTCAATCGCATTGCCTTCAAAACCTTCTGATCACTCTCCTCAATCCTctccaagttcttcttcttcaccgagACCGTCTACTCTCGCCTCCGCCGGTGGAT CTCCGGCGAGGAGAACGGGGACTGGATTATCCGGGAAGCACTCTTTCTTCAGGGGAATAAGGCTACGAAACGGGAAATGGGTATCGGAGATCAGAGAGCCACGTAAAACGACAAGGATATGGCTCGGGACTTATCCGGTACCGGAGATGGCTGCAGCGGCTTACGATGTGGCGGCTTTAGCTTTAAAAGGCTCCGACGCCGTTTTGAATTTTCCCGGTTTGGCTTTGACTTACGTGCCTCCGGTTTCGAACTCTGCTGCGGATATAAGAGCGGCTGCTAGCAAAGCAGCGGAGATGAAGCAGCCGGATCCGGGTGAAGCTGAGAAGGTATTGGATCCGACGGGTCAACCCgggaaagaggaagaagtagTAGTAGAAGTAGAAGAAGGGTTTGAGTTTATGGATGAGGAAGAGATGTTGAATATGCCGACTTTGTTGACGGAGATGGCTGAAGGTATGTTGATGAGTCCACCGAGAATGATNGAAGCTCTACCCAATAGGCTACTATCGAATCAATTAGTGTAG
- the LOC104725714 gene encoding traB domain-containing protein-like: MFQSFHNTRFVEIKKDLDFVHHLILSDSLGVHQHPMKLLPSPVTFPFFTPLNSKPFFIKPTKLSLSVSVSVQTPPPDFDFRNEIASDSRAAIAKTSPELLDLADNGTLVLVQKQSFGPVPSWRKEFVEPEAIWLVGTSHISSESASVVERVVRTLKPDNVAVELCRSRAGIMYTSSVGGEADKDLKSGVLSLTGTGFLGAVCRSLDLGGQTALALRLLLAVFSSKLSSVADRPFGDEFRAARKASEEVGAQLVLGDRPIEITLERAWNSLKWGEKYNLVMAVTRAITSSSSISAAELKVFALFSPTRV; this comes from the exons ATGTTTCAATCTTTTCACAACACACGATTTGTTGAAATCAAAAAAGATCTCgactttgttcatcatctcATCCTCTCTGACTCTCTCGGAGTTCATCAGCATCCGATGAAACTCCTTCCAAGTCCAGTAACCTTCCCCTTCTTCACACCCTTAAATTCAAAGCCTTTCTTCATCAAACCCACCAAACTCTCACTCTCCGTCTCCGTCTCTGTCCAGACTCCTCCGCCGGACTTCGATTTCCGCAACGAGATTGCGTCGGACTCACGAGCCGCAATCGCTAAAACTTCCCCGGAGTTGCTTGACCTCGCTGATAACGGGACTTTGGTTCTGGTCCAGAAACAGAGCTTTGGCCCTGTTCCATCTTGGCGCAAGGAGTTCGTTGAGCCGGAAGCGATTTGGCTTGTGGGTACTTCTCATATCTCGTCGGAGTCTGCTTCCGTCGTTGAACGCGTCGTTCGTACTTTGAAACCTGATAATGTCGCCGTCGAGCTCTGTCGTAGCAG AGCTGGGATTATGTATACTTCGAGTGTTGGAGGAGAGGCTGACAAAGATTTGAAATCCGGAGTGTTGTCGTTGACTGGAACAGGCTTTCTTGGTGCTGTTTGCCGGAGCTTAGACTTGG GAGGTCAAACTGCGTTGGCCTTGCGGCTTCTCTTGGCGGTTTTCTCTTCTAAGTTATCTTCTGTTGCTGACCGACCTTTTGGGGATGAG TTTCGTGCTGCTCGGAAAGCTTCTGAGGAAGTTGGTGCACAGCTGGTTCTTGGAGACAGACCCATCGAAATCACA CTCGAAAGGGCTTGGAACTCACTGAAATGGGGAGAGAAGTATAATCTGGTGATGGCTGTGACTCGGGCAATCACATCTTCATCCAGTATATCCGCAGCTGAGCTTAAGGTTTTTGCTTTATTTTCCCCAACTCGGGTTTAG
- the LOC104725713 gene encoding traB domain-containing protein-like produces the protein MYTSSVGGEADKDLKSGVLSLTGTGFLGAVCRSLDLGGQTALALRLLLAVFSSKLSSVADRPFGDEFRAARKASEEVGAQLVLGDRPIEITLERAWNSLKWGEKYNLVMAVTRAITSSSSISAAELKEQETDESNGSLQLYERLSFSYPSLLLPLIHERDTYLAWSLKRSKAVNGCKTVVGVIGKGHMNGVIYALVSDSGDLRFRDLVGRGDSYKGGTTSSEGWIQKVLKSLARDTIIGLLLWELYELYLKFVMMNQIPP, from the exons ATGTATACTTCGAGTGTTGGAGGAGAGGCTGACAAAGAT TTGAAATCCGGAGTGTTGTCGTTGACTGGAACAGGCTTTCTTGGTGCTGTTTGCCGGAGCTTAGACTTGG GAGGTCAAACTGCGTTGGCCTTGCGGCTTCTCTTGGCGGTTTTCTCTTCTAAGTTATCTTCTGTTGCTGACCGACCTTTTGGGGATGAG TTTCGTGCTGCTCGGAAAGCTTCTGAGGAAGTTGGTGCACAGCTGGTTCTTGGAGACAGACCCATCGAAATCACA CTCGAAAGGGCTTGGAACTCACTGAAATGGGGAGAGAAGTATAATCTGGTGATGGCTGTGACTCGGGCAATCACATCTTCATCCAGTATATCCGCAGCTGAGCTTAAG GAACAAGAGACTGATGAAAGCAATGGAAGTTTGCAGCTATACGAACGGCTAAGTTTCTCATACCCATCACTCTTACTGCCTCTAATACACGAAAGAGACACC TATCTAGCTTGGTCGTTGAAGAGGAGTAAAGCAGTGAACGGGTGTAAAACAGTGGTGGGAGTGATCGGAAAAGGACACATGAACGGTGTGATCTATGCATTGGTGTCAGACTCCGGAGATCTTCGGTTTAGAGACTTGGTGGGAAGAGGAGATTCATATAAAGGTGGTACAACATCATCGGAAGGCTGGAttcaaaaggttttaaaaagtctcGCAAGAGACACCATTATAGGGTTATTGTTATGGGAGTTATATGAACTGTATCTCAAGTTTGTGATGATGAACCAAATCCCTCCATGA
- the LOC104725711 gene encoding serine/arginine-rich splicing factor RS41 isoform X2, protein MKPVFCGNFEYDARESDLERLFRKYGKVERVDMKAGFAFVYMEDERDAEDAIRALDRYEYGRTGRRLRVEWTKNDRVAAGRSGGGSRRSSSSMRPSKTLFVINFDAQGTRTRDLERHFEPYGKIVNVRIRRNFAFIQYESQEDATRALESTNSSKLMDNVISVEYAKKDDDARGNGYSPERRRDRSPDRRRRSPSPYRRERGSPDYGRGASPVAHRRERTSPDYGRGRRSPSPYRRARLSPDYKRDDRRRERVASPENGAVRNRSPKKERDESRSPPPYEKRRERSRSRSKSSPENGQVESPGQIMEEDAVRGYDGAESPIRESSPSRSPQAEE, encoded by the exons ATGAAGCCTGTCTTCTGCGGGAACTTTGAGTATGATGCTCGTGAGAGTGATCTTGAGAGGCTTTTCAGAAAATATGGCAAGGTCGAGAGGGTTGATATGAAAGCTG GGTTTGCTTTTGTCTACAtggaagatgagagagatgcTGAAGATGCCATCCGAGCGCTTGATCGCTATGAATATGGCCGCACAGGACGCAGACTCCGTGTTGAGTGGACAAAG AATGACCGTGTAGCTGCTGGAAGATCAGGTGGTGGTTCAAGGAGATCATCGTCTAGCATGAGACCTTCCAAGACTCTGTTTGTGATCAACTTCGATGCACAGGGCACTAGGACTCGGGACTTGGAGAGACACTTTGAGCCGTATGGAAAAATCGTTAATGTTAGAATCAGAAGGAACTTTGCGTTTATCCAATATGAGTCGCAAGAAGATGCTACCAGAGCACTTGAATCTACAAATTCAAG TAAGCTGATGGACAACGTGATCTCAGTGGAGTATGCTAAGAAAGATGATGATGCGAGAGGGAACGGATACAGTCCTGAAAGACGCCGTGATAGGTCACCTGATAGGAGAAGGCGGTCACCGAGTCCTTACAGAAGAGAAAGGGGAAGTCCTGACTATGGCCGAGGTGCTAGTCCAGTAGCTCACAGGAGGGAAAGGACTAGTCCTGATTATGGTCGCGGACGACGCAGCCCGAGCCCTTACAGGAGAGCCAGACTTAGCCCTGATTATAAGAGGGATGACCGTAGGAGGGAGAGGGTGGCTAGCCCTGAGAATGGAGCTGTGAGGAACCGAAGTCCAAAAAAGGAACGTGATGAAAGCAGGAGCCCTCCTCCATATGAGAAGAGGAGGGAGAGATCGAGGTCAAGGTCGAAGTCAAGCCCTGAGAATGGTCAAGTTGAAAGCCCTGGACAGATAATGGAAGAAGATGCAGTAAGAGGATATGATGGTGCAGAAAGCCCAATACGCGAGAG CAGCCCCTCGCGTTCGCCTCAAGCAGAGGAATGA
- the LOC104725711 gene encoding serine/arginine-rich splicing factor RS41 isoform X3 produces MKPVFCGNFEYDARESDLERLFRKYGKVERVDMKAGFAFVYMEDERDAEDAIRALDRYEYGRTGRRLRVEWTKNDRVAAGRSGGGSRRSSSSMRPSKTLFVINFDAQGTRTRDLERHFEPYGKIVNVRIRRNFAFIQYESQEDATRALESTNSSKLMDNVISVEYAKKDDDARGNGYSPERRRDRSPDRRRRSPSPYRRERGSPDYGRGASPVAHRRERTSPDYGRGRRSPSPYRRARLSPDYKRDDRRRERVASPENGAVRNRSPKKERDESRSPPPYEKRRERSRSRSKSSPENGQVESPGQIMEEDAVRGYDGAESPIRESPSRSPQAEE; encoded by the exons ATGAAGCCTGTCTTCTGCGGGAACTTTGAGTATGATGCTCGTGAGAGTGATCTTGAGAGGCTTTTCAGAAAATATGGCAAGGTCGAGAGGGTTGATATGAAAGCTG GGTTTGCTTTTGTCTACAtggaagatgagagagatgcTGAAGATGCCATCCGAGCGCTTGATCGCTATGAATATGGCCGCACAGGACGCAGACTCCGTGTTGAGTGGACAAAG AATGACCGTGTAGCTGCTGGAAGATCAGGTGGTGGTTCAAGGAGATCATCGTCTAGCATGAGACCTTCCAAGACTCTGTTTGTGATCAACTTCGATGCACAGGGCACTAGGACTCGGGACTTGGAGAGACACTTTGAGCCGTATGGAAAAATCGTTAATGTTAGAATCAGAAGGAACTTTGCGTTTATCCAATATGAGTCGCAAGAAGATGCTACCAGAGCACTTGAATCTACAAATTCAAG TAAGCTGATGGACAACGTGATCTCAGTGGAGTATGCTAAGAAAGATGATGATGCGAGAGGGAACGGATACAGTCCTGAAAGACGCCGTGATAGGTCACCTGATAGGAGAAGGCGGTCACCGAGTCCTTACAGAAGAGAAAGGGGAAGTCCTGACTATGGCCGAGGTGCTAGTCCAGTAGCTCACAGGAGGGAAAGGACTAGTCCTGATTATGGTCGCGGACGACGCAGCCCGAGCCCTTACAGGAGAGCCAGACTTAGCCCTGATTATAAGAGGGATGACCGTAGGAGGGAGAGGGTGGCTAGCCCTGAGAATGGAGCTGTGAGGAACCGAAGTCCAAAAAAGGAACGTGATGAAAGCAGGAGCCCTCCTCCATATGAGAAGAGGAGGGAGAGATCGAGGTCAAGGTCGAAGTCAAGCCCTGAGAATGGTCAAGTTGAAAGCCCTGGACAGATAATGGAAGAAGATGCAGTAAGAGGATATGATGGTGCAGAAAGCCCAATACGCGAGAG CCCCTCGCGTTCGCCTCAAGCAGAGGAATGA
- the LOC104725711 gene encoding serine/arginine-rich splicing factor RS41 isoform X4 produces the protein MQGFAFVYMEDERDAEDAIRALDRYEYGRTGRRLRVEWTKNDRVAAGRSGGGSRRSSSSMRPSKTLFVINFDAQGTRTRDLERHFEPYGKIVNVRIRRNFAFIQYESQEDATRALESTNSSKLMDNVISVEYAKKDDDARGNGYSPERRRDRSPDRRRRSPSPYRRERGSPDYGRGASPVAHRRERTSPDYGRGRRSPSPYRRARLSPDYKRDDRRRERVASPENGAVRNRSPKKERDESRSPPPYEKRRERSRSRSKSSPENGQVESPGQIMEEDAVRGYDGAESPIRESSPSRSPQAEE, from the exons ATGCAAG GGTTTGCTTTTGTCTACAtggaagatgagagagatgcTGAAGATGCCATCCGAGCGCTTGATCGCTATGAATATGGCCGCACAGGACGCAGACTCCGTGTTGAGTGGACAAAG AATGACCGTGTAGCTGCTGGAAGATCAGGTGGTGGTTCAAGGAGATCATCGTCTAGCATGAGACCTTCCAAGACTCTGTTTGTGATCAACTTCGATGCACAGGGCACTAGGACTCGGGACTTGGAGAGACACTTTGAGCCGTATGGAAAAATCGTTAATGTTAGAATCAGAAGGAACTTTGCGTTTATCCAATATGAGTCGCAAGAAGATGCTACCAGAGCACTTGAATCTACAAATTCAAG TAAGCTGATGGACAACGTGATCTCAGTGGAGTATGCTAAGAAAGATGATGATGCGAGAGGGAACGGATACAGTCCTGAAAGACGCCGTGATAGGTCACCTGATAGGAGAAGGCGGTCACCGAGTCCTTACAGAAGAGAAAGGGGAAGTCCTGACTATGGCCGAGGTGCTAGTCCAGTAGCTCACAGGAGGGAAAGGACTAGTCCTGATTATGGTCGCGGACGACGCAGCCCGAGCCCTTACAGGAGAGCCAGACTTAGCCCTGATTATAAGAGGGATGACCGTAGGAGGGAGAGGGTGGCTAGCCCTGAGAATGGAGCTGTGAGGAACCGAAGTCCAAAAAAGGAACGTGATGAAAGCAGGAGCCCTCCTCCATATGAGAAGAGGAGGGAGAGATCGAGGTCAAGGTCGAAGTCAAGCCCTGAGAATGGTCAAGTTGAAAGCCCTGGACAGATAATGGAAGAAGATGCAGTAAGAGGATATGATGGTGCAGAAAGCCCAATACGCGAGAG CAGCCCCTCGCGTTCGCCTCAAGCAGAGGAATGA